A window of Candidatus Saccharibacteria bacterium contains these coding sequences:
- a CDS encoding SDR family oxidoreductase — MKKQFLKDKVALITGGSQGLGEAISRRLAHAGATVCIADIKKEQAEQVAASITEAGGKAVAIELNVTSPEGATRVVEQLKADQGSIDILVNNAGTDATKPLTDLTVDDWNRVIGVNLSGPFLLSKAVYPVMKAQGSGHVINITSTAAKRTWTEATAYHASKWGLLGFSHALHAEGRRDGIKVTAVVAGGMRTAFILERFPDTDPNVLQDPKNVAETVCFALSLPDESVIPEVMVLPMRETSWP, encoded by the coding sequence ATGAAAAAGCAGTTTTTGAAAGACAAGGTAGCATTGATCACTGGCGGCAGCCAGGGGCTTGGCGAAGCTATCTCGCGCCGTTTGGCGCACGCTGGCGCCACGGTCTGCATCGCGGATATCAAGAAGGAACAGGCTGAGCAGGTGGCTGCTTCCATTACTGAGGCGGGCGGCAAGGCGGTTGCCATCGAGCTGAACGTCACCAGCCCGGAAGGGGCCACGAGGGTCGTGGAGCAGCTTAAGGCCGATCAGGGCAGCATTGATATCCTCGTCAATAACGCCGGTACTGATGCCACCAAGCCGCTGACTGATCTGACCGTCGACGACTGGAACCGGGTGATCGGCGTCAACCTGAGCGGTCCGTTCCTGCTTTCCAAGGCGGTCTATCCTGTTATGAAAGCACAGGGCAGCGGCCACGTCATCAATATCACTTCTACGGCTGCCAAGCGTACGTGGACTGAAGCTACGGCGTATCACGCCAGCAAGTGGGGTTTGCTCGGCTTCAGCCACGCCCTGCATGCAGAAGGCCGTCGTGACGGCATCAAAGTGACGGCCGTGGTGGCTGGCGGTATGCGCACTGCCTTTATCCTAGAGCGGTTCCCAGACACCGATCCGAATGTCCTGCAGGACCCGAAGAATGTGGCCGAGACCGTCTGCTTTGCCCTGAGTCTGCCAGACGAAAGTGTCATCCCGGAGGTCATGGTGCTGCCGATGCGGGAGACCTCATGGCCGTAA
- the rpoC gene encoding DNA-directed RNA polymerase subunit beta' — MVRTGTTTSIADFDAVRLAIASDEDILNWSYGEVTKPETINYRTQKPERDGLFCERIFGPTKDINANDVKLKGVRSREAAVDKSGELVTRSIVRRERMGHIQLAAPVAHIWFMRGTPSAMSLLLGVTVRNLERVAYFASYIIKTVETDKRDQLLSDAEAELEAAKVAIKIRFEKAADEEGADVKQLAKDQTRELEEVAETYATRRNQLESLERARLISEIEYRALPEDYRDIITVGMGGQALRELLREINLDSLITELAEEAEGAKGQRKKKLMKRLKVLEGMQRAGIKPESLCINVLPVIPPDLRPMVQLTGGRFATSDLNDLYRRVINRNNRLKKLIDLNAPEVIRRNEMRMLQEAVDALIDNSAARSGRAVSATGGRRRLKSLSDLLKGKQGRFRQNLLGKRVDYSGRSVIVAGPELKIHECGLPKMMALELFKPFVISILLANEYAHNIRSATRLIESGDSVVWDALDEAIQGKYVLLNRAPSLHRLSIQAFQPRLIEGRAIQLHPLVCKGFNADFDGDQMAVHLPLSDEAQAEAAQLMAASKNLLKPADGSPMLNIAQDIVLGCYYLTYNKPGVSDREAVRYSSVNEALAALDRGVIKLQTPIIVEVRGKLRTTTIGRVLFNELLPDDMPYVEDVMSKKRLNKVFGTVFNRYGQEVTAEIADAVKALGFKHATQAAISTGMTDYFELGNLDELMKEGEDRAVSISQQFDEGLISDDERYHLTVNNWRAVDKKILEALEGHIQNEDTSVAIMVDSGARGDIGNVKLATTMIGIMVDATGKEIELPIKSSFKKGLSPLEAFVATRGSRKGLIDTALKTADSGYLTRRLVDVSQDIFTIDEPAEDSGFEIARSETEETMVEFGNRLFGRYAAKDVPGHIKAGELIDREIADAIEADEKIQSVSIMSVLTCSNLRGIPIKSYGIDMATGKPVRNAEPVGVIAAQSVGEPGTQLTLRTFHASGVAGDDITQGLPRVDELFEARAPKGEAFVTELSGVANVWEDGDNYIVQVTPTEGKSTQLPLEKRTVRVKTGTEVVAGDVLASDENESRPLTAPHEGTVSVEKDMIVVSAAQHAPVRYEIPGFKQLTVSDGDKIAAGDRLTTGSLNLHDLMRLKGVEATQRYIINEVLRIYAAQGQNIADKHLEVIVRQMFSRVQIEDPGDSPFVTGDIVSKAAVVEENLRLTEEGKTPVQFTQLLLGITKVSIWSDSFLSAASFQDTTRVLINAATSGRVDNLYGLKENVIIGRKIPVGTGVEGNGLTVSDDIIEDSVEFAE, encoded by the coding sequence ATGGTACGTACTGGTACGACGACGAGTATCGCCGACTTTGACGCGGTACGCCTTGCAATCGCAAGCGACGAAGACATTCTCAACTGGAGTTATGGCGAGGTTACCAAGCCTGAGACCATCAACTACCGTACCCAGAAGCCAGAGCGCGACGGTCTGTTCTGTGAGCGTATCTTCGGGCCGACCAAGGACATCAACGCCAACGATGTCAAGCTGAAGGGCGTCCGTTCACGTGAAGCCGCCGTCGACAAGAGCGGTGAACTGGTTACCCGCAGCATCGTCCGCCGCGAACGTATGGGCCACATCCAGCTGGCCGCCCCTGTGGCACACATCTGGTTCATGCGCGGCACCCCAAGCGCCATGAGCTTGCTGCTTGGCGTGACGGTCCGCAATCTTGAGCGCGTCGCTTACTTTGCCAGCTACATCATCAAGACCGTGGAGACCGACAAGCGCGATCAGCTGCTCAGCGACGCTGAGGCCGAACTGGAAGCCGCCAAGGTCGCTATCAAGATCCGCTTTGAGAAGGCGGCCGACGAAGAAGGCGCCGATGTGAAGCAGCTTGCCAAGGACCAGACCCGCGAGCTGGAAGAAGTTGCTGAAACCTACGCCACGCGCCGCAACCAGCTGGAAAGCCTGGAGCGCGCCCGCCTGATCAGCGAGATTGAATACCGCGCCCTGCCGGAAGACTACCGCGACATCATCACCGTCGGCATGGGCGGCCAAGCCCTGCGTGAGCTGCTGCGCGAGATCAACCTCGACAGCCTGATTACCGAGCTGGCCGAAGAAGCCGAGGGTGCCAAGGGTCAGCGCAAGAAGAAGCTGATGAAGCGGCTGAAGGTGCTCGAAGGCATGCAGCGTGCCGGCATCAAGCCGGAGAGCCTGTGTATCAACGTCCTGCCAGTCATCCCACCGGACCTGCGTCCGATGGTCCAGCTGACCGGTGGCCGTTTTGCTACCTCCGACCTGAACGACCTGTACCGCCGTGTCATCAACCGCAACAACCGTCTGAAGAAGCTGATTGACCTCAACGCGCCGGAAGTTATCCGCCGCAACGAGATGCGCATGCTGCAGGAAGCCGTCGACGCCCTGATTGACAACAGCGCCGCCCGCAGCGGCCGTGCTGTCAGTGCTACCGGTGGCCGCCGCCGCCTGAAGAGCCTGAGCGACCTGCTCAAAGGTAAGCAGGGTCGGTTCCGCCAGAACCTGCTCGGTAAGCGTGTCGACTACTCGGGCCGTTCCGTCATTGTGGCCGGTCCGGAGCTGAAGATTCACGAGTGTGGCCTGCCGAAGATGATGGCTCTGGAGCTGTTCAAGCCATTCGTCATTTCCATCCTGCTGGCTAACGAATACGCCCACAACATCCGCTCGGCCACCCGCCTGATTGAGTCCGGCGACAGCGTCGTCTGGGATGCCCTCGACGAAGCCATCCAGGGCAAGTATGTCCTGCTGAACCGTGCACCGTCACTGCACCGTCTGTCTATCCAGGCCTTCCAGCCCCGCCTGATCGAGGGTCGCGCCATCCAGCTGCACCCGCTGGTCTGTAAGGGCTTCAACGCCGACTTCGATGGTGACCAGATGGCCGTCCACCTGCCGCTGAGCGATGAAGCCCAGGCCGAAGCCGCCCAGCTGATGGCTGCCAGCAAGAACCTGCTGAAGCCGGCTGACGGTTCGCCGATGCTGAACATCGCCCAGGACATCGTGCTTGGTTGTTACTATCTGACCTATAACAAGCCGGGTGTTTCCGACCGCGAAGCTGTCCGTTACTCCAGCGTCAACGAGGCACTTGCCGCCCTGGACCGCGGTGTCATCAAACTGCAGACCCCGATCATCGTCGAGGTCCGCGGCAAGCTGCGCACCACTACTATCGGCCGCGTTCTCTTCAATGAGCTGCTGCCGGACGACATGCCGTACGTCGAAGACGTCATGAGCAAGAAGCGTCTGAACAAAGTCTTCGGTACCGTCTTCAACCGCTACGGCCAGGAAGTTACGGCTGAGATCGCCGACGCCGTCAAGGCGCTTGGCTTCAAGCACGCCACCCAGGCTGCCATCTCGACCGGTATGACCGACTACTTCGAACTTGGCAACCTCGACGAACTGATGAAGGAAGGTGAGGACCGCGCGGTCAGCATTTCCCAGCAGTTCGACGAAGGTCTGATCTCCGACGACGAACGGTACCACCTGACCGTCAACAACTGGCGTGCCGTCGACAAGAAGATCCTCGAAGCGCTGGAAGGTCACATCCAGAATGAGGACACCTCCGTCGCCATCATGGTTGACTCCGGTGCCCGTGGTGACATCGGTAACGTCAAGCTGGCAACGACCATGATCGGCATCATGGTGGATGCCACCGGTAAGGAAATCGAGCTGCCAATCAAGTCGAGCTTCAAGAAGGGTCTGTCCCCGCTGGAAGCCTTCGTGGCCACCCGTGGTTCACGTAAGGGTCTGATTGACACCGCTCTGAAGACCGCCGACTCCGGCTACCTGACCCGCCGTCTGGTAGACGTGTCTCAGGACATCTTCACCATCGACGAGCCAGCCGAAGACAGTGGCTTCGAGATCGCCCGCAGCGAAACCGAAGAGACCATGGTCGAGTTCGGCAACCGCCTGTTCGGCCGCTACGCCGCTAAGGATGTCCCCGGCCACATCAAGGCCGGTGAGCTGATCGACCGCGAAATCGCTGACGCCATCGAGGCCGACGAGAAGATCCAAAGCGTCAGCATTATGAGCGTCCTGACCTGCAGCAACCTGCGTGGTATCCCGATCAAGAGTTACGGTATCGACATGGCCACAGGCAAGCCGGTCCGCAACGCCGAGCCGGTCGGCGTCATCGCCGCCCAGTCGGTCGGTGAGCCTGGCACCCAGCTGACCCTGCGTACCTTCCACGCTTCCGGTGTGGCCGGTGACGACATTACCCAGGGTCTGCCGCGTGTCGACGAGCTCTTTGAAGCCCGCGCGCCTAAGGGTGAGGCCTTCGTGACCGAACTCAGTGGTGTGGCTAATGTCTGGGAAGACGGCGACAACTACATCGTCCAGGTCACCCCGACCGAAGGCAAGAGCACGCAACTGCCACTCGAGAAGCGCACTGTCCGCGTCAAGACCGGTACCGAAGTGGTCGCCGGCGACGTCCTGGCCAGTGACGAGAACGAGAGCCGTCCGCTGACCGCTCCGCACGAAGGTACTGTCTCGGTTGAGAAGGACATGATCGTCGTCTCGGCCGCCCAGCACGCCCCGGTACGCTACGAAATCCCAGGCTTCAAGCAGCTGACCGTCAGTGACGGCGACAAGATTGCCGCCGGTGACCGCCTGACCACCGGTTCACTGAACCTGCACGACCTGATGCGCCTCAAGGGTGTAGAAGCTACCCAGCGCTACATCATCAACGAGGTCCTGCGCATCTACGCCGCCCAGGGTCAGAACATCGCCGACAAGCACCTTGAGGTCATCGTCCGCCAGATGTTCAGCCGCGTCCAGATTGAGGACCCGGGTGACTCGCCGTTCGTGACCGGTGACATCGTCAGCAAGGCTGCCGTCGTCGAAGAGAACCTGCGCCTCACGGAAGAAGGCAAAACGCCTGTCCAGTTTACCCAGCTGCTGCTTGGTATCACCAAGGTGTCCATCTGGAGCGACAGCTTCCTGTCTGCCGCTTCCTTCCAGGACACCACCCGTGTGCTGATCAACGCTGCCACCTCCGGCCGCGTCGACAACCTCTACGGTCTGAAGGAGAACGTCATCATCGGCCGCAAGATTCCGGTTGGTACCGGTGTCGAGGGCAATGGTCTGACGGTTTCGGATGACATCATTGAGGATAGTGTGGAGTTTGCTGAGTAA
- a CDS encoding DNA-directed RNA polymerase subunit beta: MAKSDKTPVAPAAGTGMGERRFFTEADSLLPMPNLIEHQVRSWEEFVREGLGEIFAEINPIKDYTETKLELRFKQYHFEDPKMGEAEARDNNVSYEAPLKATVELTNKVTGEVKEQEIYLGDYPWMTDRGTFVINGAERVVVNQLIRSAGVFFTADNNGSRNLYGAKLIPGRGAWLEFETASAGALYVKIDRRRKIPVTTFLRALGYASNSAIKELFKDIDTGETSYIDATLDKDPTKGSNEAMIEVYRRLRPGDLATVDNARSMIERMFFDFKRFDLSRVGRYKVNQRLGVDVANTVENRVVRLEDIVAIISEVIRLNNTQEDADDIDALHNRRVKMVGELVGRQFRIGMLRMERNAKDRMSMSDIETVTPAQLINARPVVAAVREFFASSQLSQFMDHTNPLSELAHKRRLSSMGPGGLSRERAGFEVRDVHPTHYGRLCTVETPEGANIGLVLNLASHARVNEYGFIETPYRKVVDGKVTDEVVYLDASQEAREIIAEAGNPLKADGSFANARVSARNRLLPGQDNAADITYMDAGRSQILGSTAALIPFIEKNRIDRSLTGSNMQKQAVPLVKTTAPIVGTGMEGTVARNSGQLIVAEEDGEVVKAEGAEVQVKYAKVTKSYHPVHFRRSNEGESITQKVVVTRGQKVRAGDVLVEGMSMAEGELALGRDLMVAFMPWGGYNMDDSIILSERLVQQDELTSIHITDFMVEVRETKLGPEIVTRDIPNVSEDSLRHLDEDGIVRIGAEVKAGDILVGKITPKGEQELSSEERLLRAIFGEKAKDVRDTSQRMSNGKHGKVVGVKVFSRENGHELKAGVLMQIQIFVAQMRKISVGDKLAGRHGNKGVVARILPVADMPFMEDGTPIDVILNPLGVPSRMNLGQLFETHLGMAARALGYKVATPPFNGVTKETIVEELVKAGFPEDGKMQLIDGRTGEPFQERTAVGNMYIIKLHHMVADKIHARSIGPYTMVTQQPLGGKAQNGGQRFGEMEVWALEAYGAATTLQEMLTIKSDDVYGRAKAYEAIIKNERIMGPKVPESFNVLVKELQGLGLRVDLIEGSQDIDAEEVLANSTLGTGDDTVLVIPDDAAKPLDVSVADEADEFGDLDLGEGMTIRDTEEIEEEIKKEIA; encoded by the coding sequence ATGGCTAAGTCTGATAAGACTCCCGTCGCACCTGCCGCAGGGACCGGCATGGGCGAACGGCGCTTTTTCACTGAGGCAGACAGTCTTCTGCCAATGCCAAACCTAATTGAGCACCAGGTCCGTTCCTGGGAAGAGTTCGTCCGCGAGGGTCTGGGTGAGATCTTTGCCGAGATCAACCCGATCAAGGACTATACGGAGACCAAGCTGGAGCTGCGCTTCAAGCAGTACCACTTCGAAGATCCGAAGATGGGCGAGGCTGAAGCCCGCGACAATAACGTCAGCTACGAAGCGCCACTCAAGGCTACCGTCGAGCTGACCAACAAGGTGACCGGCGAGGTCAAGGAACAGGAAATCTACCTGGGCGACTACCCATGGATGACCGACCGCGGTACCTTCGTCATCAACGGCGCTGAGCGTGTTGTCGTCAACCAGCTGATCCGCTCGGCCGGTGTCTTCTTTACTGCCGACAACAACGGCAGCCGCAACCTGTACGGCGCCAAGCTGATTCCAGGCCGTGGTGCCTGGCTGGAGTTTGAGACGGCTTCCGCCGGTGCGCTCTACGTCAAGATTGACCGCCGCCGCAAGATTCCGGTTACCACCTTCCTGCGTGCCCTTGGCTACGCCTCTAACTCTGCTATCAAAGAACTGTTTAAAGACATTGACACCGGTGAGACCTCCTACATCGACGCCACCCTCGACAAGGACCCGACCAAGGGGAGCAATGAGGCTATGATCGAAGTCTACCGCCGCCTGCGTCCGGGTGACCTGGCCACCGTCGATAACGCCCGCAGTATGATCGAGCGGATGTTCTTTGACTTCAAGCGTTTCGACCTGTCCCGCGTCGGCCGCTACAAGGTCAACCAGCGCCTCGGCGTGGACGTCGCCAACACGGTTGAGAACCGTGTCGTCCGCCTGGAGGACATCGTTGCCATCATCAGCGAGGTGATCCGCCTCAACAACACCCAGGAAGACGCTGACGACATTGACGCCCTGCACAACCGCCGCGTCAAGATGGTCGGCGAGCTGGTCGGCCGGCAGTTCCGCATCGGTATGCTGCGCATGGAGCGCAACGCCAAGGACCGCATGAGCATGAGCGACATCGAGACCGTCACCCCGGCCCAGCTCATCAATGCCCGTCCGGTCGTCGCCGCTGTCCGGGAATTCTTTGCCAGCTCGCAGCTGTCCCAGTTCATGGACCACACCAACCCGCTGTCTGAGCTGGCCCACAAGCGCCGTCTGAGCTCCATGGGTCCTGGTGGTCTGTCCCGTGAGCGCGCCGGCTTTGAGGTCCGTGACGTGCACCCGACACACTACGGCCGCCTCTGTACTGTTGAGACGCCGGAAGGCGCCAACATCGGTCTGGTGCTGAACCTGGCCAGTCACGCCCGCGTTAACGAGTACGGCTTTATTGAGACTCCATACCGTAAGGTAGTAGACGGTAAGGTGACCGACGAGGTCGTCTACTTGGACGCCTCGCAGGAAGCCCGCGAGATCATCGCCGAAGCCGGTAACCCGCTCAAGGCTGACGGCAGCTTCGCCAACGCCCGCGTCTCTGCCCGTAACCGCTTGCTGCCAGGCCAGGACAATGCCGCCGACATCACCTACATGGATGCCGGCCGCAGCCAGATCCTCGGCTCGACCGCAGCCCTGATCCCATTCATCGAAAAGAACCGCATCGACCGCTCCCTGACCGGCTCGAACATGCAGAAGCAGGCCGTGCCGCTGGTCAAGACGACCGCTCCGATCGTCGGTACCGGCATGGAAGGCACCGTCGCCCGTAACTCCGGCCAGCTGATTGTCGCCGAAGAAGACGGCGAAGTCGTCAAGGCTGAAGGCGCAGAAGTACAGGTCAAGTACGCCAAGGTCACCAAGAGCTACCACCCGGTCCACTTCCGCCGCAGTAATGAAGGCGAAAGCATCACGCAGAAAGTCGTCGTCACTCGTGGCCAGAAGGTCCGCGCCGGTGACGTACTGGTAGAAGGTATGAGCATGGCCGAAGGCGAGCTGGCCCTGGGCCGTGACCTGATGGTCGCCTTCATGCCTTGGGGCGGCTATAACATGGACGACTCCATCATCCTGAGTGAACGCCTTGTGCAGCAGGATGAGCTGACCAGCATCCATATCACCGACTTCATGGTTGAGGTCCGTGAGACCAAGCTGGGTCCGGAAATCGTCACCCGTGACATCCCGAACGTCAGCGAAGACAGCCTGCGCCACCTCGATGAAGACGGTATCGTCCGCATCGGTGCCGAGGTCAAGGCCGGTGACATCCTCGTCGGTAAGATTACCCCGAAGGGTGAGCAGGAACTGAGCTCAGAGGAGCGTCTGCTGCGCGCCATCTTCGGCGAAAAGGCCAAGGATGTCCGCGACACCTCTCAGCGCATGAGCAACGGTAAGCACGGCAAGGTCGTCGGCGTAAAAGTCTTCTCGCGTGAGAACGGCCATGAGCTGAAGGCTGGTGTCCTGATGCAGATCCAGATCTTCGTCGCCCAGATGCGCAAGATCTCCGTCGGTGACAAGCTGGCCGGCCGCCACGGTAACAAGGGTGTGGTCGCCCGTATCCTGCCAGTGGCTGACATGCCATTCATGGAAGACGGTACGCCGATCGACGTCATCCTCAACCCGCTGGGTGTCCCTTCCCGTATGAACCTGGGCCAGCTGTTTGAGACCCACCTGGGTATGGCTGCCCGCGCCTTGGGCTACAAGGTTGCTACGCCGCCATTCAACGGTGTGACCAAAGAGACCATCGTCGAAGAGCTCGTCAAAGCCGGCTTCCCGGAAGACGGCAAGATGCAGCTGATTGACGGCCGCACCGGTGAGCCGTTCCAGGAACGTACTGCCGTGGGCAACATGTACATCATCAAGCTGCACCACATGGTCGCCGACAAGATCCACGCCCGCTCTATCGGGCCGTACACCATGGTCACCCAGCAGCCGCTCGGTGGTAAGGCACAGAATGGTGGCCAGCGCTTCGGTGAGATGGAGGTATGGGCACTTGAGGCCTATGGTGCCGCCACCACGCTGCAGGAAATGCTGACCATCAAGTCTGACGATGTCTACGGCCGCGCCAAGGCATACGAAGCCATCATCAAGAACGAACGCATCATGGGACCGAAGGTTCCGGAGAGCTTCAACGTCCTGGTGAAGGAACTTCAGGGTCTGGGCCTGCGCGTCGACCTGATTGAAGGCAGCCAGGACATCGATGCCGAAGAAGTACTTGCCAACTCGACGCTTGGCACCGGTGACGACACCGTGCTGGTCATCCCTGATGACGCCGCCAAGCCACTTGACGTGTCCGTTGCCGACGAGGCCGATGAATTCGGTGACCTCGACCTGGGTGAGGGCATGACTATCCGTGATACTGAAGAAATTGAAGAAGAAATTAAGAAGGAGATTGCCTAA
- a CDS encoding glycosyltransferase — protein MKHKIALISEHASPLAAIGGVDAGGQNVAVAELAQHLAAIGYEVDVFTRWDDRRLPAIVNWRDGVRVIHVKAGPVTYVPKEQILPFMSEFTDFIAAFIEREGNPYKLIHAHFFMSALVAADLKKRLGIPFVVTFHALGKVRRKHQGKQDWFSDEGFAIEERAVLEANQIVALCPQDHEDLVRLYNADPAKIAIIPNGYNPSELYPMDKLLARTVLGLDPKEKVILQLGRMVKRKGVDTVVKALAELKHTHRTKARLVIVGGESDAPDAGITPEIGRLQALAEKLEVSDMVTFTGRRGRDALHYYYSAADVFVTVPWYEPFGITPVEAMACGTPVVGSAVGGIKHTVREGETGFLVPPKDAASLAGRLKDILSSRKLRDFFSENALRHVKAHYTWARVANSTATMYERVVLESPRRVDIDVTDDSFAIIDQNFAGLLQAVKDTKHALRVPIMDAAQAISRALLQGNRVLLCGNGGSAAEAQHFATELVGHYKIDGRRALPAQALTTDGTLLTAWGNDAAFDQIFSRQVEAFGQPGDVLIALTTSGNSPNIVEACHAARKQEMFCIGMLGGSGGAVAPLVDIALTVPSHDTPRIQEIHQHLVHTLSYLVERSIEAADQKERERLPQWKFNKLSTTVHARIAAGQRKDS, from the coding sequence ATGAAACATAAGATTGCCCTCATCAGTGAACATGCCTCGCCGCTTGCGGCCATCGGTGGCGTGGACGCCGGCGGGCAGAACGTGGCGGTGGCCGAACTGGCGCAGCATCTGGCGGCAATCGGGTATGAAGTGGATGTCTTTACGCGGTGGGATGATCGGCGCTTGCCGGCAATCGTCAACTGGCGTGACGGTGTCCGCGTCATCCATGTCAAAGCCGGTCCGGTCACCTATGTACCCAAGGAGCAGATTCTGCCGTTCATGTCTGAGTTCACGGACTTCATAGCGGCATTCATCGAGCGCGAAGGCAATCCCTATAAGTTAATTCATGCCCACTTCTTTATGTCGGCACTGGTTGCGGCAGATTTGAAAAAGCGCCTCGGTATACCATTTGTGGTAACTTTTCACGCGCTGGGCAAGGTGCGCCGCAAGCACCAGGGCAAGCAGGACTGGTTCTCTGACGAGGGCTTTGCCATTGAGGAGCGCGCCGTGCTTGAGGCCAACCAGATTGTCGCCCTCTGTCCGCAGGACCACGAAGACCTGGTAAGGCTTTACAATGCCGACCCAGCAAAGATAGCGATTATTCCCAACGGATACAACCCGTCTGAACTTTACCCGATGGACAAGCTGCTGGCCCGGACAGTACTCGGCCTCGATCCGAAGGAAAAGGTCATTTTGCAGCTTGGCCGCATGGTGAAACGCAAAGGTGTCGACACGGTAGTCAAAGCCTTGGCCGAGCTTAAGCATACACACCGAACCAAAGCGCGCCTGGTCATCGTCGGTGGCGAATCGGATGCGCCAGATGCTGGCATTACGCCGGAAATCGGCCGCCTGCAGGCTCTGGCCGAAAAGCTGGAAGTATCAGACATGGTGACCTTTACCGGCCGACGCGGGCGCGATGCCTTGCATTATTACTACAGTGCGGCTGATGTCTTTGTGACGGTGCCGTGGTACGAACCGTTCGGCATCACGCCGGTGGAAGCGATGGCCTGCGGCACACCAGTGGTCGGCTCGGCCGTGGGCGGCATTAAGCATACGGTACGGGAAGGGGAAACAGGATTCCTGGTGCCGCCAAAAGATGCTGCCAGCCTGGCCGGGCGCCTTAAGGATATCCTGAGTAGCCGTAAGTTGCGTGATTTTTTCAGCGAAAATGCTCTGCGTCACGTCAAAGCTCACTACACCTGGGCCCGCGTAGCAAACTCGACCGCCACTATGTACGAGCGTGTAGTGCTGGAAAGCCCGCGCCGCGTCGATATCGATGTCACGGATGACAGCTTTGCCATCATCGACCAAAATTTTGCCGGATTGCTCCAGGCCGTGAAGGATACGAAACACGCATTGCGCGTGCCTATCATGGATGCCGCCCAGGCTATCAGCCGGGCCTTGCTGCAGGGCAACCGGGTGCTGCTGTGCGGCAACGGCGGCAGTGCGGCCGAGGCCCAGCACTTTGCTACCGAGTTGGTCGGCCACTATAAGATCGATGGCCGACGCGCTTTGCCGGCGCAGGCCCTGACCACCGACGGCACCCTGCTGACGGCCTGGGGTAACGATGCGGCTTTTGACCAGATTTTCTCACGCCAGGTAGAGGCCTTCGGTCAGCCAGGCGATGTCCTGATTGCCCTGACCACCAGCGGCAATTCACCCAATATCGTAGAAGCCTGCCATGCCGCCCGCAAGCAGGAGATGTTCTGTATCGGTATGCTGGGCGGATCGGGCGGCGCGGTGGCACCGCTGGTGGACATCGCACTGACTGTGCCGTCGCATGACACGCCGCGCATCCAGGAGATACATCAGCACCTGGTGCATACGCTCAGCTATCTGGTGGAACGCAGTATAGAAGCGGCCGACCAAAAGGAGCGTGAACGCCTGCCCCAGTGGAAATTCAACAAACTTAGTACTACAGTGCATGCCCGTATAGCGGCCGGACAACGAAAGGATTCCTGA
- a CDS encoding HAD family hydrolase, whose product MAVTRRPAVFIDKDGTLIKDVPYNVRPELIALYPDAAISLAALQRAGYKIIVVSNQSGVARGIFTAEDLQPVSDAIRDRLQPHGVNLTAIYYCPHSAVDGCYCRKPRSGMLRQAAAEHGIDLTASWMVGDILNDVEAGNRAGCRTILIDNGNETEWLPGPHRAPFATVGSLTAAARTIITTKHKETNHETQFAGHHLALHR is encoded by the coding sequence ATGGCCGTAACCCGCCGGCCGGCCGTCTTCATTGATAAGGACGGCACTTTGATTAAAGACGTACCGTACAACGTCAGGCCGGAACTGATTGCGCTGTATCCGGATGCTGCCATCAGCCTGGCGGCCCTGCAGCGCGCTGGTTATAAAATAATCGTCGTTTCCAATCAATCCGGTGTGGCCCGGGGTATATTTACGGCAGAAGATTTGCAACCGGTCAGCGACGCCATCCGAGACAGGCTGCAGCCGCACGGCGTTAATCTGACCGCTATCTACTACTGTCCGCATTCGGCGGTTGACGGCTGCTATTGCCGCAAGCCACGCTCCGGCATGCTGCGCCAGGCGGCTGCCGAGCATGGTATCGATCTGACCGCATCATGGATGGTCGGCGATATCCTCAACGACGTGGAGGCAGGCAACCGGGCTGGCTGCCGCACTATCCTGATAGATAACGGTAATGAGACGGAGTGGCTGCCTGGCCCTCACCGTGCACCATTCGCTACCGTTGGCAGTCTGACTGCCGCTGCCCGCACTATCATTACTACCAAGCACAAGGAGACGAACCATGAAACGCAGTTTGCAGGACATCATCTCGCACTTCACCGATAA